In Saccharothrix violaceirubra, the following are encoded in one genomic region:
- a CDS encoding GlsB/YeaQ/YmgE family stress response membrane protein: MGILGWIILGLIAGAIAKAITPGRDPGGILVTMLLGIVGAVLGGFLGSALLGVGLGGFFSLSTWLLAIVGSVIVLAIYHLVRSRGHRAHG; encoded by the coding sequence ATGGGCATTCTGGGTTGGATCATCCTCGGCCTCATCGCCGGCGCCATCGCGAAGGCGATCACGCCGGGCCGCGACCCCGGCGGCATCCTCGTCACGATGCTGCTCGGCATCGTCGGCGCGGTGCTCGGCGGTTTCCTCGGCAGCGCGCTGCTCGGCGTCGGGCTGGGCGGGTTCTTCAGCCTGAGCACGTGGCTGCTGGCGATCGTCGGTTCGGTGATCGTGCTGGCGATCTACCACCTCGTGAGGAGCCGGGGTCACCGCGCGCACGGCTGA
- a CDS encoding STAS domain-containing protein yields MERVPILEIGGVLLVSIQIDLQDQSVLALQEDLAERICATGAHGVVIDISAVEIVDSFIGRMFATIASLSRLFDADTVVVGMRPAVAITLVELGLTLGEVRTALDLERGMKILRVLGERRRGAL; encoded by the coding sequence ATGGAGCGGGTGCCGATCCTGGAGATCGGGGGCGTGCTCCTGGTGTCCATCCAGATCGACCTCCAGGACCAGAGCGTGCTCGCCCTCCAGGAGGACCTCGCCGAGCGGATCTGCGCGACCGGCGCGCACGGCGTGGTGATCGACATCTCCGCGGTGGAGATCGTCGACTCGTTCATCGGCCGGATGTTCGCCACGATCGCGTCCCTGTCCCGGCTGTTCGACGCCGACACCGTGGTGGTCGGCATGCGCCCGGCCGTGGCGATCACGCTCGTCGAGCTGGGGCTCACCCTCGGCGAGGTGCGGACCGCGCTCGACCTGGAGCGGGGCATGAAGATCCTCAGGGTGCTCGGCGAACGGCGAAGAGGAGCGCTGTGA
- a CDS encoding ATP-binding protein: MTAAGGAAEVLPIAGDDDVVRVRQLVRAYAQRVKLSLVDQTKLVTAASELARNTLIYGGGGSASVEVVSDGRREGVRASFADEGPGIPDTTLAFADGWSSGSGLGLGLSGARRLVDEFDLDTGVGRGTTVTVVKWKR; the protein is encoded by the coding sequence GTGACCGCGGCCGGCGGTGCGGCGGAGGTGCTGCCCATCGCCGGGGACGACGACGTGGTGCGCGTGCGACAGCTCGTCCGTGCGTACGCGCAACGCGTCAAGCTGTCGCTGGTCGACCAGACCAAGCTGGTCACGGCCGCCAGCGAACTGGCCCGCAACACGCTGATCTACGGCGGCGGGGGATCGGCGTCGGTCGAGGTGGTCTCGGACGGGCGTCGGGAGGGCGTGCGGGCCTCCTTCGCCGACGAGGGCCCGGGGATCCCGGACACCACGCTGGCGTTCGCCGACGGGTGGAGCAGCGGCAGCGGCCTGGGCCTGGGCCTGAGCGGCGCGCGGCGGCTCGTCGACGAGTTCGACCTGGACACCGGTGTCGGCCGCGGCACGACCGTGACGGTGGTCAAGTGGAAGCGGTGA
- a CDS encoding STAS domain-containing protein, whose amino-acid sequence MVSDNRLTGLLTGHRDVIVQRWVEAVAVTTRGRATSAELDRDFREFYGALLGALEAGGRDVAGEGYGELRSLLAEMSRARARAGYTPSETASSVFALKKVVFEITGHDEDPELFRQLMVFSELLDSLGLVTFETWAKAREEIIQEQSEQLLELTTPVVKLWEGVLAVPLVGTLDSARTQVVMEKLLEALVETGSEHAIIDITGVLAVDTQVAQHLLKTVVAARLMGAECTISGIRPQIAQTIVELGIEFGDIATKASLADALRHALRRAGTEFVRSADRRNG is encoded by the coding sequence GTGGTATCCGATAACCGTCTGACCGGGTTGTTGACCGGGCACCGGGACGTGATCGTCCAGCGGTGGGTCGAAGCGGTCGCCGTGACGACGCGCGGCCGGGCGACCAGTGCGGAACTCGACCGGGACTTCCGGGAGTTCTACGGCGCGCTGCTGGGCGCGTTGGAGGCCGGTGGCCGTGACGTGGCCGGCGAGGGCTACGGCGAACTCCGGTCGCTGCTGGCCGAGATGTCCCGGGCCCGGGCCCGGGCCGGCTACACGCCGTCGGAAACCGCTTCCAGCGTGTTCGCGCTGAAGAAGGTCGTCTTCGAGATCACCGGGCACGACGAGGACCCGGAGCTGTTCCGGCAGCTGATGGTGTTCTCCGAACTGCTCGACTCGCTGGGCCTGGTCACGTTCGAGACCTGGGCCAAGGCCCGCGAGGAGATCATCCAGGAGCAGTCCGAGCAGTTGCTGGAGCTGACCACGCCGGTGGTCAAGCTCTGGGAGGGCGTCCTGGCCGTGCCGCTGGTCGGCACGCTCGACTCGGCGCGCACCCAGGTCGTGATGGAGAAGCTGCTGGAGGCGCTGGTCGAGACCGGCTCCGAGCACGCCATCATCGACATCACCGGCGTGCTCGCCGTCGACACCCAGGTCGCCCAGCACCTGCTCAAGACCGTGGTGGCGGCCCGGCTGATGGGCGCGGAGTGCACGATCTCGGGCATCCGGCCGCAGATCGCGCAGACCATCGTGGAGCTGGGCATCGAGTTCGGCGACATCGCCACGAAGGCGTCGCTGGCCGACGCGTTGCGCCACGCCCTGCGCCGGGCGGGCACCGAGTTCGTGCGGTCGGCCGATCGGCGGAACGGCTGA
- a CDS encoding ATP-binding SpoIIE family protein phosphatase, producing the protein MEAVNCCLPVTEDVVWVRVEEAAESGRVRRLATNLAERLAFPPTRAAEVGLAVTEIGTNLHRHAVEGQVVLRSVRGADRAVIEVLALDRGPGIVDLDLALADGQSTTGTLGVGLGAVRRLADDFAITSRRDRGTILSARFRPERRDADDDVSASGLTRPLGGEEVCGDAYAVRTAPDRLTLMMCDGSGHGPLAATAAREAVRVFCAEPASAPEEMVARLHAALRGTRGGAVAVADLDLVRRTVRFAGLGNIAASVLADGRKRGMVSVPGVAGYQARTIRAFDHELPPGARVVLHSDGLTERWTFDPELVTLPPLLAAASLLRDAGVRRDDASVLVASS; encoded by the coding sequence GTGGAAGCGGTGAACTGCTGCCTCCCGGTGACCGAGGACGTGGTGTGGGTCCGTGTCGAGGAGGCCGCCGAGTCCGGCCGGGTGCGCCGGCTCGCCACGAACCTGGCCGAGCGGTTGGCCTTCCCGCCGACGCGCGCGGCCGAGGTCGGCCTGGCGGTGACCGAGATCGGCACGAACCTGCACCGGCACGCGGTCGAGGGACAGGTCGTGCTGCGCTCGGTGCGCGGCGCCGACCGGGCCGTGATCGAGGTGCTCGCGCTGGACCGGGGGCCGGGCATCGTCGACCTGGACCTGGCGTTGGCGGACGGCCAGTCCACGACCGGCACGCTCGGCGTCGGCCTGGGCGCGGTGCGCCGGCTCGCCGACGACTTCGCGATCACGTCCCGCCGCGACCGGGGCACGATCCTGTCCGCGCGGTTCCGACCCGAACGCCGCGATGCCGACGACGACGTGTCCGCGTCCGGCCTGACCCGGCCCCTCGGCGGCGAGGAGGTGTGCGGCGACGCGTACGCCGTGCGGACGGCACCGGACCGGCTGACGCTGATGATGTGCGACGGCTCGGGCCACGGCCCGCTGGCCGCGACCGCCGCGCGGGAGGCCGTGCGGGTGTTCTGCGCGGAACCGGCGTCCGCGCCCGAGGAGATGGTGGCCCGGCTGCACGCGGCGTTGCGCGGCACGCGTGGCGGCGCGGTCGCGGTGGCCGATCTCGACCTGGTCCGGCGCACCGTGCGGTTCGCGGGCCTGGGCAACATCGCCGCGTCCGTGCTCGCCGACGGCCGCAAGCGCGGAATGGTGTCGGTGCCCGGCGTCGCGGGCTACCAGGCCCGCACGATCCGCGCGTTCGACCACGAGCTGCCGCCGGGCGCGCGGGTCGTCCTGCACTCCGACGGCCTGACCGAGCGGTGGACGTTCGACCCCGAGCTGGTCACGCTGCCGCCGCTGCTCGCCGCGGCGTCGCTGCTGCGGGACGCGGGCGTGCGGCGCGACGACGCGTCCGTCCTGGTCGCGTCGTCATGA
- a CDS encoding cellulose binding domain-containing protein has protein sequence MRKRLAVLATAGICVAAVTTSGASTPAAPTAEFERKSVWSTGYGGQYTLVNSGDTDLADWVVEFDLPPGTTVLRAWSSTFTTDGRHYRFTGTGYNDTVRAGTSTTFGFTSQGLGLPLNCRVDGVACDSSAPLPDTRPPEAPAGLVVTGASIGSVSLSWNPATDDVGVVDYRVSVGDVEVTTTSTTGVVVDGLSPGTGYRISVRARDAAGHTSEPGVLAVATAPALSTVDVRTADGLRAALAGAEPGTAIRLAPGVYRGPFAITRPGRAEAPITLSGPPTAVLVGAVEAAQGDCPSPDRDAGYGVWVYEAPWWNLSGFTVRDAKKGVVVDRSPHTVLDGLSVHHIAEEGVHFRGSSADGVLRSSTITDTGLGQPGYGEGVYVGSAASNWGCHGTVDGVDRSDRVRVLGNRVGPRVAAEAVDVKEGTSGGVIRGNVFDGTGISGQNSADSWVDVKGYDYLVEENTGSFASPGTFANGYETHNPVTVPAFPNGCGIVWRGNRSDLGGVGRYAIKITSVSKCAERANVVHASNTVERAVTGLTNVGVTP, from the coding sequence ATGAGGAAACGGCTGGCGGTGCTCGCGACCGCCGGTATCTGCGTCGCGGCGGTCACCACGTCCGGGGCGTCCACCCCGGCGGCACCCACCGCGGAGTTCGAGCGCAAATCGGTGTGGAGCACCGGGTACGGCGGCCAGTACACGCTGGTCAACTCCGGCGACACGGACCTGGCGGACTGGGTGGTCGAGTTCGACCTCCCGCCGGGCACCACCGTGCTGCGCGCGTGGAGTTCGACGTTCACCACCGACGGGCGGCACTACCGCTTCACCGGCACCGGGTACAACGACACCGTCCGGGCGGGGACGTCGACGACGTTCGGCTTCACCTCCCAGGGACTGGGTCTGCCGCTGAACTGCCGCGTCGACGGGGTCGCGTGCGACTCGTCCGCCCCGCTGCCCGACACCCGGCCGCCCGAGGCGCCCGCCGGCCTGGTGGTGACCGGGGCCTCGATCGGGTCGGTGTCCCTGTCGTGGAACCCCGCGACCGACGACGTCGGGGTGGTCGACTACCGGGTGTCCGTCGGCGATGTCGAGGTGACGACCACCTCGACGACCGGCGTGGTGGTGGACGGGCTGTCGCCCGGGACCGGGTACCGGATCTCGGTGCGGGCGCGTGACGCGGCCGGGCACACGTCGGAGCCCGGGGTGCTCGCCGTCGCCACCGCACCCGCATTGTCCACAGTGGACGTACGAACGGCGGACGGGTTGCGGGCGGCCCTGGCCGGAGCCGAGCCCGGCACCGCCATCCGCCTGGCCCCCGGGGTGTACCGGGGACCGTTCGCGATCACGCGGCCGGGGCGTGCGGAGGCGCCGATCACGCTGTCCGGGCCGCCGACCGCCGTCCTGGTCGGCGCGGTCGAGGCCGCCCAGGGGGATTGCCCTTCTCCCGACCGTGACGCGGGGTACGGCGTGTGGGTGTACGAGGCGCCTTGGTGGAACCTGTCCGGCTTCACGGTCCGCGACGCGAAGAAGGGCGTTGTCGTGGACCGGTCCCCGCACACCGTCCTGGACGGTCTGTCCGTGCACCACATCGCCGAGGAGGGGGTGCACTTCCGCGGTTCCTCGGCGGACGGGGTGCTGCGCTCGTCGACGATCACCGACACGGGACTCGGGCAGCCCGGCTACGGCGAGGGCGTGTACGTCGGGTCGGCCGCGTCGAACTGGGGGTGCCACGGGACCGTCGACGGGGTCGACCGCAGCGACCGGGTCCGCGTGCTGGGCAATCGCGTCGGGCCTCGCGTGGCGGCCGAGGCGGTGGACGTGAAGGAGGGGACGTCGGGCGGCGTGATCAGGGGGAACGTGTTCGACGGGACGGGGATCTCCGGGCAGAACTCGGCCGATTCGTGGGTGGACGTGAAGGGGTACGACTACCTGGTGGAGGAGAACACCGGTTCGTTCGCCTCGCCGGGGACGTTCGCCAACGGGTACGAGACCCACAACCCGGTCACGGTGCCCGCCTTTCCCAACGGGTGCGGGATCGTGTGGCGGGGCAACCGGTCCGATCTCGGCGGGGTGGGGCGGTACGCGATCAAGATCACTTCGGTGTCGAAGTGCGCGGAGCGGGCCAACGTGGTGCACGCGTCCAACACGGTGG